A genomic segment from Psychrobacter arcticus 273-4 encodes:
- the topA gene encoding type I DNA topoisomerase — protein sequence MTKPTTKKSAAPAADKPKGSPKGKSLVIVESPAKAKTINKYLGDDFIVRSSIGHVRDLPVGASKSAKKPATTKKDDILTKEEKTQQALVRRMGIDPEHDWAAVYEVLPNKTKVIKELKALAKDADKIYLATDMDREGEAIAWHLKEVIGGADSKYERVVFNEITKSAIQNAFKQPSKLDIDRVNAQQARRFLDRVVGFMVSPLLWQKVARGLSAGRVQSVAMRLVVEREHEIRAFIPEEYWQIHADTHIVDNKDKKATDAEQIGIRLEATKQGGKTLKLVNKEQTDKVLDVLKANDFIVKEREEKPTQSRPSAPFITSTLQQAASTRLGFSVKKTMILAQRLYEAGHITYMRTDSTFLSGDALAAVRGYIEDSYGAKYVPEKPTFYGNKQGAQEAHEAIRPSNVNMKSTQLKAVERDAIRLYELIWRQFVACQMLPAKYLSVNLFVAADDVELKARGRTLVFDGYTKVMPPAKTDDNLLPDVKKGDKLTVDKLDPSQHFTKPPPRYTEASLVKELEKKGIGRPSTYASIISTIQDRGYVKLENKRLFAEKMGDIVTDRLTASFPDLMDYTFTAALEDKLDHVAEGDTNWKDVLDNFYGDFKTTLDRAKEKDGMRPNDPTDVPDVHCDLCDRPMQLRTGSTGVFLGCTGYNLPPKERCKGTKNLMPVEAFANLDDAEGDDEAAEVRDLMEKKRCPKCSTAMNGYIVDGGLKLHVCGNNPDCDGYVLEEGKFEVPGSDSPTIDCNKCDGQMELKTGRFGPYFACQQCDNTRKVLKTGEAAPPRMDPIHLPELKSVKHEDYFILREGAAGMFLAASKFPKVRETRPPKLAELREIKDKMEDKFQYLFEGPDEDPDGNPTILRWSRKKKEQYIGSEKNGKATRWGVYWRKGEWVEE from the coding sequence ACAAAACCCACAACCAAAAAAAGCGCAGCGCCCGCTGCAGACAAACCCAAAGGCAGCCCAAAAGGTAAGTCTTTAGTGATTGTTGAATCACCTGCCAAGGCAAAAACCATCAATAAATACTTGGGTGATGATTTTATCGTGCGCTCAAGTATCGGTCATGTCCGAGATTTGCCCGTTGGTGCGAGCAAAAGCGCAAAGAAACCAGCAACGACCAAAAAAGATGACATCCTGACCAAAGAAGAAAAAACTCAGCAAGCATTGGTACGGCGCATGGGTATTGACCCTGAGCATGATTGGGCGGCAGTCTATGAAGTGTTGCCAAACAAGACCAAGGTCATTAAAGAGCTGAAAGCCTTAGCCAAAGACGCTGATAAAATCTATCTCGCGACGGATATGGATAGAGAGGGAGAAGCCATTGCTTGGCATCTCAAAGAAGTGATTGGCGGCGCAGACAGTAAATATGAGCGCGTGGTCTTTAACGAGATTACCAAATCTGCTATTCAAAATGCTTTTAAGCAGCCTTCTAAACTTGATATTGACCGCGTCAATGCGCAACAAGCGCGGCGCTTTTTAGACCGTGTGGTTGGTTTTATGGTATCGCCATTACTGTGGCAAAAGGTCGCGCGCGGTTTATCTGCGGGTCGCGTACAGTCAGTTGCTATGCGCTTGGTCGTTGAGCGTGAACACGAAATCCGCGCCTTTATTCCAGAAGAGTATTGGCAGATTCATGCCGATACCCATATTGTTGATAATAAAGATAAAAAAGCCACAGACGCTGAGCAAATTGGTATTCGTTTAGAAGCTACCAAGCAAGGCGGCAAAACGCTAAAGCTCGTTAATAAAGAGCAGACCGATAAAGTATTAGATGTTCTTAAAGCAAATGACTTTATCGTTAAAGAACGTGAAGAAAAGCCAACGCAGTCACGTCCAAGCGCGCCTTTTATTACCTCGACTTTGCAACAAGCTGCCAGTACAAGATTAGGATTTTCGGTTAAGAAAACCATGATTTTAGCGCAGCGCTTATATGAAGCCGGTCATATCACTTATATGCGTACCGATTCAACCTTTTTATCAGGCGATGCGCTGGCTGCTGTACGTGGTTATATTGAAGACAGCTATGGCGCAAAATATGTGCCAGAAAAGCCAACCTTCTATGGTAATAAGCAAGGCGCACAAGAGGCGCATGAAGCGATTCGTCCGTCTAACGTCAATATGAAATCAACGCAGCTTAAAGCTGTTGAGCGTGATGCGATACGTTTGTATGAGCTAATTTGGCGTCAGTTTGTGGCCTGTCAGATGCTACCAGCAAAATATTTATCAGTAAATTTATTCGTTGCTGCTGATGATGTCGAGCTAAAAGCGCGCGGTCGCACCTTGGTATTTGATGGTTATACCAAAGTCATGCCACCTGCCAAGACCGACGACAATTTATTACCTGATGTCAAAAAAGGGGATAAGTTAACGGTAGATAAACTTGATCCAAGCCAGCATTTTACCAAGCCGCCACCGCGCTATACTGAGGCAAGCTTGGTTAAAGAGCTTGAGAAAAAAGGCATTGGTCGTCCATCGACATATGCTTCTATCATCTCGACCATTCAAGATCGTGGTTATGTGAAGCTCGAGAATAAGCGTTTATTTGCCGAAAAAATGGGTGATATTGTCACTGACAGACTGACGGCAAGTTTTCCGGATTTGATGGATTATACTTTTACCGCAGCGTTAGAAGATAAACTGGACCATGTTGCTGAAGGTGATACAAACTGGAAGGATGTACTTGATAATTTCTACGGGGATTTCAAGACTACCCTTGATCGCGCTAAAGAAAAAGACGGCATGCGCCCGAATGATCCGACCGATGTACCAGACGTGCATTGCGATCTTTGTGATCGTCCGATGCAACTGCGTACCGGTTCTACCGGTGTATTCTTAGGTTGTACCGGTTATAACTTACCGCCGAAAGAACGCTGTAAAGGCACTAAGAACTTAATGCCAGTCGAAGCTTTTGCCAATCTTGATGATGCAGAAGGTGATGATGAAGCGGCAGAAGTCCGAGATTTGATGGAGAAAAAGCGTTGCCCGAAATGTAGCACGGCAATGAATGGTTATATTGTAGATGGCGGTCTTAAGCTACATGTTTGTGGTAATAATCCTGATTGTGATGGTTATGTCTTAGAAGAAGGCAAGTTTGAAGTTCCTGGTTCTGACTCTCCAACCATTGACTGCAATAAGTGCGATGGACAAATGGAGCTTAAGACGGGACGCTTTGGTCCTTACTTCGCTTGCCAGCAATGTGACAATACCCGTAAAGTGCTCAAAACGGGTGAAGCAGCACCGCCGCGCATGGATCCTATTCATCTGCCAGAGCTAAAATCAGTGAAGCATGAGGATTACTTTATCTTGCGTGAAGGGGCTGCCGGGATGTTCTTAGCAGCATCTAAGTTTCCTAAAGTACGGGAAACGCGTCCACCAAAGCTTGCTGAGCTAAGAGAGATTAAAGATAAAATGGAAGATAAATTCCAGTATCTGTTTGAAGGACCAGATGAAGATCCTGATGGTAATCCTACGATTCTGCGTTGGTCACGTAAGAAAAAAGAGCAGTATATTGGCTCTGAGAAAAATGGTAAAGCCACACGCTGGGGCGTGTACTGGCGCAAAGGTGAGTGGGTAGAGGAGTGA